CCATGATCGCGGTGAACTGACCGCGGGCGATGTCCACGTCGACGTGGTCCAGGGCGACGACACGGGTCTCACCGGACCCGTAAGCCTTGACGACCTGCCGCGCCCGCGCGGCTACGGCCGTACGCCCTCCAGTGCCCCCGTGCCTGGGAATGGTCACAGCCGAAGTCACGGTAAGTCTCCTATGTCGAATGTCAGAAGCGGATGAGCAGCGCATCGGACGATCAAGGGATGGTGCGAGGCGCTACGTCGAAGAGTCTGTCGGCGGAAGGGGGTCCCTCGCGCTGGTGCTCGGGCCCGTCTTTCCGGGGGGTTAACCCCACCCCCCGGAAGTGGTGCCGGCCGCCCCCCAGCGGCGTAAAGCCAGGTTAAGGACGGGACCCCGCCCCTCTCCTCCTCCGGCAGTACGAACCCTCCCCGAGCCGTAGTACGGAGGTACCCCTAGGGGCCGTCCACCGCGAGGTGGAGGGACCTTCGGGGTTGTCTCCACCCTCCGACCCAGTCAGGCTCCACCCTCCCGCGACGCGAGGGTCAAGTGGGAAGCTGACCCCGGCAGTTAGATGCAAGGGGCACGGGAGCTACGGGGAGGGCATCAGGTGGGGGACATCCAACCGGCGACACGCGAGGCCGCACGGCCGACCGCACCGCACCGACGGGGAGCGGTCGTCGCCGCCCTCATGCTCTCCATGGCGCTGGCCGCCCTCGACTCCACCGTGGTCTCCACGGCCGTCCCGCAGATCGTCGGCGACCTGGGCGGGTTCTCCGTCTTCTCCTGGCTGTTCTCCGGCTATCTGCTCGCCGTGACGGTCACCCTGCCCGTCTACGGCAAGCTGTCCGACACCTTCGGCCGCAAGCCGGTGCTGGTCGCCGGGGCGGCCCTCTTCCTGCTCGGCTCGCTGCTGTGCGCCCTGGCCTGGAACATGGGGGCGCTGATCGCGTTCCGCATCGTGCAGGGCCTGGGCGGCGGGGCGTTGCAGGGCACGGTGCAGACGCTCGCCGCCGACCTGTATCCGCTGAAGGAGCGGCCGAAGATCCAGTCGAAGCTGTCCACGGTGTGGGCGGTCTCGGCGGTCGCGGGGCCCGGTCTGGGCGGGGTCCTGGCCGCCTACGCGGACTGGCGCTGGATCTTCCTCGTCAACCTGCCCATCGGGGCGGTGGCGTTGTGGCTGATCGTCCGTCATCTGCACGAGCCGCAGCGGCAGTCGTCGCCGTCCGGACAGAACGCGCCTCCACGCGCGCGTGGCGGGTCGCGGGTACGCGCGACGCGTGGCGCCACGCGTGCACGCGCGCGTGTCGACTGGGCGGGCGCTCTGGCGGTGTTCGCGTGCGGCGGGGTGCTGCTGACCGCGCTGGTGCAGGGCGGGGTGGCGTGGCCGTGGCTGTCGGGGCCGTCACTCGCCCTGTTCGGCACCGGGCTGGCGCTGGCCGGGCTCGTCGTCGCCATCGAACGCCGGGCGGCGGAGCCGATCATCCCGGGCTGGGTGTGGCGCCGCCGCACCATCGCGGCGGTCAACCTCGCGCTGGGCGCGCTGGGTCTGCTGATGGTGGCCCCGACGGTGTTCCTGCCGACGTACGCCCAGTCGGTGCTGGGCCTGGAGCCGGTGACCGCCGGGTTCGTCCTCTCC
The sequence above is a segment of the Streptomyces asoensis genome. Coding sequences within it:
- a CDS encoding MFS transporter codes for the protein MGDIQPATREAARPTAPHRRGAVVAALMLSMALAALDSTVVSTAVPQIVGDLGGFSVFSWLFSGYLLAVTVTLPVYGKLSDTFGRKPVLVAGAALFLLGSLLCALAWNMGALIAFRIVQGLGGGALQGTVQTLAADLYPLKERPKIQSKLSTVWAVSAVAGPGLGGVLAAYADWRWIFLVNLPIGAVALWLIVRHLHEPQRQSSPSGQNAPPRARGGSRVRATRGATRARARVDWAGALAVFACGGVLLTALVQGGVAWPWLSGPSLALFGTGLALAGLVVAIERRAAEPIIPGWVWRRRTIAAVNLALGALGLLMVAPTVFLPTYAQSVLGLEPVTAGFVLSVWTLSWPLSAALSQHVYRRIGFRDTALLGIGAATLILFAFPFLPYPGEAWQPALLMLLLGAALGLFQLPLLVGVQSTVGWSERGTTTASVLFCRQTGQTIGASVFGAVANGVLAARLGGAGDLDSVTRALASDTAPEAVRDAVASAVHAVYLGAACAAALAFLVLLCVAPRRFPVLTD